A single Verrucomicrobiia bacterium DNA region contains:
- a CDS encoding AP protein: MKQLITLCALLAGIISLAAADLKTRNVFLISTDGLRWQEVFSGAEEALLDKANGGVANPATTRAKFWRNTPEERRRALLPFFWSEIASRGQLFGNQTRGSIAQLANDKKFSYPGYSEFLTGVADPSLNSNDKIPNPNTNVFEWLNLQPRFAGRVAAAVNWDVVPWILNVERSHLAVWSGFSLPSGAPVLFTPSAEQLQWINDTPALWDNMLFDAVTFRVARDYIQTKQPRAFYLSFSEIDEWAHEGRYDLMLAAAHYQDDFIRRLWETVQSMPAYRNQTTFIITTDHGRGDAPKAWRSHGASVQGAENIWIGVLGPDTPPLGERTNCAKVTLSQVAATVAAFLGENFPAAMPQAAPPLPDVLPRTSN, translated from the coding sequence CGGATGGGTTGCGCTGGCAGGAGGTCTTCAGCGGCGCCGAGGAAGCGCTGCTGGATAAAGCCAACGGCGGGGTGGCCAATCCGGCGACGACGCGCGCCAAATTCTGGCGCAACACGCCGGAAGAGCGGCGGCGCGCTTTGCTGCCATTCTTCTGGAGCGAAATCGCGAGTCGAGGCCAGCTCTTTGGCAATCAAACCAGGGGCAGCATCGCGCAACTGGCCAATGACAAAAAATTCTCCTACCCGGGCTACAGCGAGTTTCTCACCGGCGTGGCGGACCCAAGCCTGAACAGCAATGACAAAATTCCCAATCCCAACACCAACGTGTTCGAATGGCTGAATCTACAGCCGCGCTTTGCCGGCCGGGTGGCGGCGGCGGTGAATTGGGACGTCGTTCCGTGGATTCTGAATGTGGAGCGAAGTCACCTGGCCGTGTGGAGCGGATTTTCGTTGCCGTCCGGCGCCCCGGTTTTATTTACTCCGTCTGCCGAGCAACTCCAATGGATCAACGATACTCCGGCATTATGGGATAACATGCTGTTCGACGCCGTCACCTTCCGCGTGGCCCGGGATTACATTCAAACGAAGCAGCCGCGCGCCTTTTACCTTTCTTTCAGTGAAATTGACGAATGGGCGCATGAAGGGCGCTACGATTTGATGCTGGCCGCCGCGCACTATCAGGATGATTTCATCCGCCGTTTATGGGAAACGGTGCAATCCATGCCCGCGTATCGAAACCAAACCACGTTCATCATCACCACCGATCATGGTCGTGGCGACGCGCCCAAAGCGTGGCGTTCGCATGGCGCCAGCGTTCAGGGCGCGGAGAACATCTGGATTGGAGTGCTTGGCCCGGACACGCCGCCGCTCGGCGAACGAACCAATTGCGCGAAAGTAACGCTGAGCCAGGTCGCCGCCACCGTTGCCGCTTTTTTAGGGGAAAATTTTCCCGCCGCCATGCCGCAAGCGGCGCCGCCGTTGCCGGACGTGTTGCCCCGGACCAGTAATTGA